One window of Mauremys reevesii isolate NIE-2019 linkage group 4, ASM1616193v1, whole genome shotgun sequence genomic DNA carries:
- the NFKBIA gene encoding NF-kappa-B inhibitor alpha, whose protein sequence is MFQPSYSPAGRWDAAMENRAESLKKERQLGLLQDDRHDSGLDSMKEEEYELLVKELTDIRLQPPEERGAPHQPAEPWQQQVTEDGDTFLHLAIIHEEKAWSVEVIRQATANPAFLNFQNNLNQTPLHLAVITDQAEIAEILLKAGCDPEIRDFRGNTPLHIACEQGSVRAVSVLTQYCQQHHLDSVLRSANYNGHTCLHLASIQGYLVIVEYLLSLGADVNAQEPCNGRTALHLAVDLQNSELVSLLVKHGADVNKVTYQGYSPYQLTWGRNSFSIQEQLKHLTTADLQMLPESEDEESCESESEFTEDEIMYDDCVIGGRQLAF, encoded by the exons ATGTTCCAGCCCAGCTACAGCCCGGCTGGCCGCTGGGACGCAGCCATGGAGAACCGCGCCGAGTCGCTGAAGAAGGAGCGGCAGCTCGGCTTGCTGCAGGACGACCGGCACGACAGCGGGCTGGACTCCATGAAGGAGGAGGAGTACGAGCTGCTGGTGAAGGAGCTGACGGACATCAGGCTCCAGCCCCCGGAGGAGCGGGGGGCGCCGCACCAGCCGGCCGAGCCTTGGCAACAGCAAGTGACTGAGGACGGAGACAC ATTTCTCCACTTGGCAATTATTCACGAAGAAAAGGCCTGGAGCGTGGAAGTCATTCGCCAGGCAACTGCCAATCCTGCCTTCCTGAACTTTCAGAATAACCTAAACCAG acGCCACTTCACCTGGCAGTAATCACAGATCAGGCTGAAATTGCTGAGATTCTTCTCAAGGCCGGATGTGACCCAGAGATCAGAGACTTCCGAGGAAATACACCACTTCATATTGCCTGTGAGCAGGGCTCTGTCAGAGCTGTCAGCGTCCTCACTCAGTACTGCCAGCAGCACCACCTAGATTCAGTCCTACGGTCTGCCAACTACAATG GACACACATGTCTCCATTTGGCATCTATTCAGGGGTATCTGGTTATAGTAGAATATttgctgtccttgggagcagATGTCAATGCTCAG GAGCCTTGTAATGGCAGAACTGCCCTCCACTTAGCTGTAGACCTGCAGAATTCAGAACTGGTGTCGCTTCTGGTAAAACATGGGGCTGATGTGAACAAAGTGACCTACCAGGGCTATTCTCCATACCAGCTCACGTGGGGAAGAAACAGCTTCAGCATACAGGAACAGCTGAAGCACTTAACCACGGCTGACCTACAAATGCTACCAGAAAGTGAGGATGAGGAGAGCTGTGAATCAGAATCAGAATTCACAGAGGATGAA ATAATGTATGATGACTGTGTTATTGGAGGACGACAGCTGGCATTTTGA